In Methanobacteriales archaeon HGW-Methanobacteriales-1, one DNA window encodes the following:
- the cyaB gene encoding class IV adenylate cyclase, which yields MIEVEVKARVNEFDSIKKSLLELNAKKIRTERQEDTYFNAPHRDFAVTDEALRIRKIPNGDNLDVFITYKGAKIDKSSKTRQEFEVSVSDVTKTKNIFESLGFKLVATVVKDREIYHFNDFIITLDTVKKAGIFVEIEKDLEDGEDFEETLQEIFKLYEKLGITEGFERKSYLELTGI from the coding sequence TTGATTGAAGTTGAGGTAAAAGCGCGAGTGAATGAATTTGATTCTATAAAAAAATCCCTATTGGAATTGAATGCAAAAAAAATTAGGACCGAACGTCAAGAAGATACTTATTTTAATGCACCTCACAGGGATTTTGCAGTTACTGATGAAGCGTTGAGAATAAGAAAAATACCTAATGGGGATAATCTGGATGTGTTTATAACATATAAAGGTGCTAAAATTGATAAATCTAGTAAAACCCGTCAAGAATTTGAAGTTTCTGTGAGTGATGTGACCAAAACTAAAAATATTTTTGAAAGTTTAGGGTTTAAATTAGTGGCTACTGTTGTTAAAGATCGTGAGATATACCATTTTAATGATTTTATAATTACTCTGGACACAGTTAAAAAAGCAGGAATTTTTGTTGAAATAGAGAAAGACTTGGAAGATGGTGAAGATTTCGAAGAAACATTACAAGAAATTTTCAAATTATACGAAAAACTGGGAATAACCGAAGGATTTGAAAGAAAATCATACTTGGAATTGACTGGTATTTAA
- a CDS encoding TATA-box-binding protein (TFIID; binds specifically to the TATA box and functions in transcription) — protein MTDVDIKIENIVASATLGKSIDLPTVAKALEGVDFNREQFPGLVYKLKEPKTAALIFGSGKLVCTGAKSISDSKLAIKITVDQMRTMDPDIPEEFEIKIQNIVASANLHCKLNLEAVALGLENTEYEPEQFPGLVYRLKDPKVVLLLFGSGKVVCTGAKTFEDAKLGVAKTRDRLGELDLI, from the coding sequence TTGACCGATGTGGATATTAAAATTGAAAACATTGTAGCCTCTGCAACTCTTGGAAAGTCCATTGATCTTCCCACTGTTGCTAAAGCTTTAGAAGGCGTTGATTTTAACCGCGAACAGTTTCCTGGATTAGTATACAAACTAAAAGAGCCTAAAACCGCAGCTTTAATTTTTGGTTCTGGGAAGTTAGTTTGCACAGGCGCAAAGTCCATTAGTGACTCAAAATTGGCCATAAAAATAACTGTGGACCAGATGAGAACTATGGATCCTGATATTCCAGAGGAGTTTGAAATAAAAATACAAAACATAGTTGCTTCTGCTAATTTACATTGTAAATTAAACTTAGAAGCAGTTGCTTTAGGATTAGAAAATACTGAATACGAGCCAGAACAGTTCCCTGGACTGGTTTATCGGTTAAAGGACCCAAAAGTGGTTCTTTTACTCTTTGGTTCTGGTAAGGTAGTTTGTACCGGAGCCAAGACCTTTGAAGACGCCAAACTTGGCGTCGCAAAGACTCGCGACAGGCTCGGCGAGTTGGATTTGATTTAA
- the serB gene encoding phosphoserine phosphatase SerB, with amino-acid sequence MIKLVVFDLDNVIIDGEAIDEIGKLMDVQDQIIEITEKAMQGDVDFETAIKERVKLLKGTSIEDIKKISDEMPLMKGAEETIAALKEKGYKVATISGSFDIVANSIKEKLGLDYAFSNTLLEEDGILTGEVSGPLVEGSKYDVLCKLVKDENITLEECVAVGDGANDISMIEAVKLGIAFNAKPALKEIADKVIDNKDLTEIIPLLETKNNPEDNKKESTKIEGNLDNAMDLKDEYEKKLSKISEEREQFNQQAKKYREIRDELNNSLKENLNVAIDFRDKRNKINEEVEKNKKLRDKANEELKKMEWSSGRRDRMKLENEIKKIDKIIETRVLDIKKENKLVKDANDLRKKLMEIQEDEGVQEEAQELKATSESYHAKVVELSEQAQEYHESMLEYFRKTDEIRTNADEAHQKFLEAKNNASAKHEDFKSVLGEIHKVNKQLGGMRSKRRDIESRASRKKDREEKEKAEEIYRRFKEGKKVSTEEILLLQKHNIV; translated from the coding sequence TTGATTAAACTTGTAGTTTTTGACCTTGATAACGTTATTATAGACGGAGAAGCCATAGACGAAATCGGAAAGTTGATGGACGTCCAAGACCAGATTATAGAGATCACAGAAAAAGCCATGCAAGGCGATGTAGATTTTGAAACAGCTATCAAAGAAAGAGTTAAATTGCTCAAAGGCACTTCAATTGAAGATATTAAAAAAATATCTGATGAAATGCCACTTATGAAAGGTGCCGAAGAAACCATTGCTGCATTGAAAGAGAAAGGATACAAAGTGGCCACTATTAGTGGCAGTTTTGATATTGTTGCTAATTCAATAAAAGAAAAGCTAGGCCTTGATTATGCATTCTCTAACACATTACTTGAAGAAGATGGGATTTTAACTGGAGAAGTTAGTGGTCCTCTGGTGGAAGGTTCTAAGTACGATGTTCTGTGTAAACTAGTGAAAGATGAAAACATAACTCTAGAAGAGTGTGTAGCAGTGGGAGATGGCGCAAACGACATATCCATGATTGAAGCAGTGAAATTAGGAATAGCTTTCAATGCTAAGCCAGCCCTCAAAGAAATAGCTGACAAAGTAATTGATAATAAAGATTTAACGGAGATTATTCCTTTGCTAGAAACCAAAAACAATCCGGAAGATAATAAAAAAGAATCTACCAAGATTGAAGGAAATCTAGACAATGCCATGGATTTGAAAGATGAATATGAGAAGAAACTCTCTAAAATCTCTGAAGAACGGGAGCAGTTTAATCAGCAAGCTAAAAAATACCGTGAAATTCGAGATGAGCTCAACAACAGCCTGAAAGAAAACTTAAATGTAGCTATCGACTTCCGGGACAAACGGAACAAAATTAATGAAGAAGTCGAAAAGAACAAAAAGCTTCGGGATAAGGCTAATGAAGAGCTCAAAAAGATGGAATGGTCTTCTGGTAGAAGAGACCGAATGAAGCTGGAAAACGAGATTAAAAAAATCGATAAAATCATTGAAACCCGTGTTCTCGACATTAAAAAAGAGAACAAATTGGTTAAAGACGCTAATGATCTTCGTAAAAAGCTCATGGAAATCCAGGAAGATGAAGGAGTTCAAGAAGAAGCTCAAGAACTTAAAGCAACTTCTGAGTCCTACCATGCCAAAGTGGTTGAGCTATCTGAACAGGCCCAAGAATATCACGAAAGTATGCTTGAGTACTTCCGAAAAACCGATGAAATACGAACTAATGCTGACGAAGCTCATCAAAAATTCCTAGAAGCCAAAAATAATGCTTCCGCAAAACACGAAGACTTCAAATCAGTTCTTGGTGAGATTCATAAGGTCAATAAACAACTCGGTGGCATGAGATCCAAAAGAAGGGATATCGAAAGCAGAGCCAGCCGTAAAAAAGATCGGGAAGAAAAAGAAAAGGCTGAAGAGATATACCGTCGGTTCAAAGAAGGTAAAAAAGTCAGTACCGAAGAAATTTTGTTACTGCAAAAGCATAACATTGTTTAA